Proteins from one Cryptomeria japonica chromosome 4, Sugi_1.0, whole genome shotgun sequence genomic window:
- the LOC131076282 gene encoding putative disease resistance protein At3g14460 encodes MGDFPLQQVDMQLSLPHFEEAFQWLKTHLAHVRDFFKYADDQNIWETVNMDAILRIADEADDIECEIEYMSSNATHSYVMMYRGLIFRWRMLRRIKKIQDSLRSIINEEMQFRLYYENSDLSRIASKSNSPIPLQMSSVLQEEDSYAVGMEHKITEIVSVLENPSVSVIAVVGMGGLGKAFLVRRVYRSVKEEYDYLIWLRVSRSYSILDLQRLIALQIEDRGIVGDNLSEKQAADWIYGRLQLRIWFIVLDGVRHADEDFLTRLGIPTSHHRKSKVVITTRNMDVCSKLKAFVYKMEALSFHDSWKFFCAYAFHDTEENRPPEDLEELAESIVAECGGLPLALKTVAASLSRTRDPVDLRSVLRHLKQADTQKDRVMQALKLSYDSLSPIQKSCFTFLSFFSEGKVIDVEDLISLWIGEGLIPQVENKRDKARECLKALANSSLLEVYNTSDFRSYCQMEKSLLNLAKYVSRKSRCVFSLEEYTERGSDCRRILLGSKAIDGHAIENSSVANAKSVSTFSLCNNNISLIPNQLFVRMKVLRILDLSGTGISMLPDSVANLKLLRVLNLCSTKIEQVPNCIRKITSLRFLNIAECKKLTRLPEWICQLKYLEHLNVAGCSDELASYMPAGISKLLSLQVFASDYLNFSIQDSKLLKLEHVASLIRLENLCINVNHREELEAIVDGVLAQLVELRCLRIANEIPPMLFENEPYPPPFPVSMAAMENVEKLFLWNFDVPSWVCGFQKLRVIEICGNCSSYPELETMPSLECLFLFHNHKCTALPPTFGESSGFQKLRFLEISEFPLLEELPEFDDRTMPRLEKLSINSCTSLKKVPDGLEHLKRLKRIQVSASPVIRSALEGGGVYRTKIKANNPNVVIDLL; translated from the coding sequence ATGGGTGACTTCCCCCTTCAACAAGTAGACATGCAACTTTCGTTGCCGCATTTCGAAGAAGCCTTTCAATGGCTGAAGACGCATCTTGCCCATGTAAGAGATTTTTTCAAATATGCCGATGACCAGAACATATGGGAGACGGTGAACATGGACGCTATTTTGCGCATTGCAGACGAAGCAGATGACATAGAATGTGAGATTGAATACATGTCTAGTAATGCAACGCATTCATATGTGATGATGTATAGGGGCTTAATCTTTCGCTGGCGAATGCTTCGAAGGATTAAAAAGATTCAGGACAGTTTGAGATCTATTATTAATGAAGAAATGCAATTCAGGCTCTATTATGAGAATTCAGACCTAAGCAGAATAGCATCAAAGAGCAATAGTCCAATACCTTTACAGATGAGTTCTGTTCTCCAGGAAGAAGATTCATACGCTGTGGGCATGGAGCATAAAATTACAGAGATCGTGAGTGTGTTAGAAAATCCTTCAGTATCAGTTATTGCTGTTGTCGGAATGGGCGGGCTCGGCAAGGCATTTCTAGTTCGACGCGTCTACAGGAGTGTAAAAGAAGAGTACGATTATTTAATATGGTTAAGGGTTTCTAGGTCATATTCCATTCTTGATTTGCAACGTCTTATAGCCTTGCAAATTGAAGATCGAGGGATTGTTGGAGACAATTTAAGTGAGAAACAAGCAGCAGACTGGATTTATGGTCGTTTACAACTGAGGATATGGTTTATTGTGCTGGATGGTGTGCGGCATGCAGATGAGGATTTCCTTACACGTCTCGGTATTCCAACCAGCCATCACAGGAAATCTAAAGTTGTGATTACAACAAGAAACATGGATGTTTGCAGTAAATTGAAAGCATTTGTTTATAAGATGGAAGCTTTATCGTTCCACGACAGTTGGAAATTCTTTTGTGCCTATGCTTTCCACGATACAGAAGAAAATAGACCGCCAGAAGATCTTGAGGAGCTAGCAGAAAGTATTGTAGCCGAGTGTGGAGGTCTACCACTAGCTCTGAAAACAGTAGCAGCGTCTTTATCTCGCACCAGAGATCCAGTAGACTTGAGATCGGTATTGAGGCACTTGAAGCAAGCAGATACTCAAAAAGATAGGGTAATGCAGGCTCTTAAATTAAGCTATGACTCCCTCTCCCCAATCCAAAAGTCATGTtttacttttctttctttcttttcagagGGCAAGGTAATAGATGTTGAAGATTTAATAAGTCTGTGGATAGGAGAGGGTTTGATACCCCAAGTTGAAAACAAACGGGATAAAGCAAGGGAATGTTTAAAAGCTTTAGCTAATTCAAGTCTGCTTGAAGTATATAATACTTCCGATTTTAGATCATATTGCCAGATGGAAAAATCGCTGCTTAATTTGGCCAAATATGTATCAAGAAAAAGTAGGTGTGTGTTTTCCCTTGAGGAATACACCGAGAGAGGTAGCGACTGTCGTCGGATTTTACTGGGGAGTAAAGCCATAGATGGTCACGCCATTGAAAACAGCAGTGTGGCTAATGCAAAATCTGTAAGCACATTTTCATTATGCAACAATAATATTTCTCTTATTCCCAATCAGTTGTTTGTCCGTATGAAAGTTTTAAGGATTCTTGACTTGAGCGGTACTGGCATCTCCATGTTACCTGATTCCGTTGCAAACCTGAAGCTTCTCAGAGTCTTGAATTTGTGTAGCACAAAAATTGAGCAGGTTCCAAATTGTATTAGAAAAATCACCAGTCTTCGCTTTCTTAACATTGCTGAGTGCAAAAAATTAACACGACTACCTGAATGGATATGCCAACTCAAATATCTGGAACATCTTAATGTGGCGGGTTGTTCTGATGAATTGGCCAGTTACATGCCGGCTGGGATATCAAAGCTCCTGTCATTGCAGGTATTTGCGTCAGATTATCTCAACTTCTCAATTCAGGACAGTAAATTGCTAAAACTAGAGCATGTTGCCAGTCTGATCAGGCTTGAAAATCTGTGCATAAACGTTAATCATAGAGAGGAACTAGAAGCTATAGTGGATGGAGTTCTTGCGCAGTTGGTGGAGTTGCGTTGTCTGAGAATAGCTAATGAGATTCCACCAATGTTATTTGAGAATGAACCGTATCCTCCTCCATTTCCTGTTTCAATGGCAGCCATGGAGAATGTTGAAAAGCTTTTCCTCTGGAATTTTGATGTGCCAAGTTGGGTTTGCGGTTTCCAAAAGCTCAGGGTAATCGAGATATGCGGCAATTGTAGCAGCTATCCAGAATTGGAAACAATGCCGTCCTTGGAATGTCTGTTTTTGTTTCATAACCATAAGTGCACAGCGTTGCCACCTACATTTGGAGAGTCCTCAGGGTTTCAAAAGCTCCGATTCTTAGAAATCTCAGAATTTCCTCTCTTGGAGGAGCTCCCCGAGTTCGACGATAGGACGATGCCACGCCTTGAGAAATTAAGTATTAACAGTTGTACGAGTTTAAAGAAAGTTCCAGACGGCTTAGAGCATTTGAAAAGGCTTAAGCGTATTCAGGTTAGTGCATCTCCAGTAATAAGGAGCGCATTAGAGGGAGGTGGGGTATATCGTACAAAAATCAAAGCTAATAATCCGAATGTGGTGATCGACCTGTTGTAA